The following are from one region of the Salicibibacter kimchii genome:
- the murA gene encoding UDP-N-acetylglucosamine 1-carboxyvinyltransferase: MEEKIIVRGGKKLKGTVRTEGAKNAVLPVLAASLLAEKGTSTIYDVPPLADVYTMKNVLNHLQMDVSYEDGVFKANAERNTLRPNAPFEYVRKMRASFLVMGPLLARTGRANVALPGGCAIGSRPIDQHLKGFEAMGAKVEIGQGYIEARVDGRLKGAKIYLDFPSVGATENIMMAAAMAEGTTILENVAEEPEIVCLANYLNAMGGSVRGAGTDTIRIDGVDHMEAADHTIIPDRVEAGTFMVAAAITGGDVFVEGALIEHLRPLVAKMREMGVVIEEKDNGMRVIGPDILRPVDIKTMPHPGFPTDMQAQFMTLLTQAKGTSVVTETVFENRFMHVEEFRRMNASIKIEDRSAIVTGPTRLTGGEVSATDLRAAAALVTAGLVSEGETTLMELRHIDRGYVDFHEKLQLLGANVERVPVEEEPDAVDPAPIEINNEAIH, from the coding sequence TTGGAAGAAAAAATTATTGTTCGAGGAGGAAAGAAGCTAAAAGGGACAGTGCGGACGGAAGGCGCCAAAAATGCTGTTCTCCCTGTACTTGCAGCTTCATTGTTGGCCGAAAAAGGAACCAGCACCATCTATGATGTGCCTCCTTTAGCAGATGTATACACGATGAAAAATGTATTAAATCACTTGCAAATGGATGTATCGTATGAAGACGGTGTTTTCAAAGCAAACGCGGAGCGAAATACGTTACGCCCAAATGCCCCGTTTGAGTATGTCCGAAAAATGCGTGCATCATTCCTAGTTATGGGGCCGTTGCTCGCGCGCACCGGACGCGCCAATGTTGCGTTGCCGGGAGGGTGCGCGATCGGATCAAGGCCAATTGATCAACATTTAAAAGGTTTTGAAGCAATGGGGGCAAAAGTGGAAATCGGGCAAGGCTATATTGAGGCCCGTGTGGATGGCCGCTTAAAAGGAGCGAAAATCTACCTTGATTTCCCGAGCGTGGGCGCAACGGAAAATATTATGATGGCTGCAGCCATGGCCGAAGGAACGACGATTCTTGAGAATGTGGCTGAAGAGCCCGAAATTGTTTGTCTCGCCAATTACTTGAATGCCATGGGCGGGAGTGTTCGCGGCGCCGGCACTGACACGATCCGTATCGATGGCGTCGATCACATGGAAGCTGCTGATCACACCATTATTCCCGATCGGGTGGAGGCCGGCACCTTTATGGTAGCGGCAGCCATTACGGGCGGAGATGTATTTGTTGAAGGCGCGCTTATTGAACATTTACGCCCGCTCGTTGCAAAAATGCGCGAGATGGGTGTCGTTATCGAAGAAAAAGACAACGGCATGCGTGTCATCGGCCCGGATATATTGCGGCCGGTGGACATTAAAACCATGCCGCATCCCGGATTCCCGACAGATATGCAAGCACAGTTCATGACTTTGCTTACGCAAGCGAAAGGAACCAGTGTTGTCACCGAAACGGTTTTTGAAAATCGATTCATGCACGTGGAAGAATTTCGGCGGATGAACGCTTCCATTAAAATTGAGGACCGTTCTGCCATCGTCACGGGACCTACTCGCCTGACGGGCGGAGAAGTTTCCGCAACGGATCTGCGAGCAGCTGCAGCACTTGTTACTGCCGGTCTCGTCTCCGAAGGTGAGACAACATTAATGGAACTTCGCCATATTGACCGAGGCTACGTGGACTTCCATGAGAAACTGCAACTATTGGGCGCAAATGTGGAACGTGTCCCCGTCGAGGAAGAACCGGACGCTGTTGATCCGGCACCGATCGAAATAAATAATGAAGCCATTCACTAA
- a CDS encoding DUF1146 family protein, producing MIDRKYGNIRRKYVNTGEKHISKRISFFAYRHKTKPLEYIQMDGYSFVTNSVRMLSTGHFCFGIILLLYKSIVQGVNSNECATEKGSHIYVEPKEARKEERTLKRMPGEIEFGQQALLHIFFNLFVLVIVWWSLQAFKFDVLVRHPQGAKGILLFFLIAISITHLVSSFFLDYLNQALNLRYFF from the coding sequence ATGATCGACAGGAAATATGGGAATATCCGCAGAAAATATGTAAATACCGGCGAGAAGCATATCTCAAAGCGAATTTCTTTTTTTGCATATCGGCATAAAACAAAACCGCTCGAATACATTCAGATGGATGGTTACAGTTTTGTAACAAACAGCGTGAGAATGTTGTCGACAGGGCATTTTTGTTTTGGTATAATTTTATTGCTGTACAAATCGATCGTACAGGGGGTCAATTCTAACGAGTGTGCAACAGAAAAGGGTTCGCATATATATGTAGAACCAAAAGAAGCACGGAAGGAAGAAAGGACGTTAAAACGAATGCCGGGTGAAATTGAATTCGGACAACAAGCTTTGCTACATATTTTCTTCAACCTGTTTGTATTGGTTATCGTTTGGTGGAGCTTACAGGCGTTTAAATTTGATGTCCTTGTTCGTCATCCGCAAGGGGCAAAAGGAATCCTGCTTTTTTTTCTGATAGCTATTTCGATTACACATTTAGTCAGCAGTTTTTTCCTTGATTACTTAAACCAGGCATTAAATCTTCGTTATTTTTTCTAA
- a CDS encoding F0F1 ATP synthase subunit epsilon, with protein MKTSVNVVTPNGNVYENEADIVSAKTESGEIGVLPRHIPLVAPLQTSAVRVKNESTEDSISVSGGFLEVRPDKVTILAESAEVPEDIDIERAQRAKERAENRLNQDQEDIDKKRAQQALSRAETRLSVAERR; from the coding sequence TTGAAAACGAGTGTGAACGTCGTTACCCCAAACGGGAACGTATATGAAAATGAAGCCGATATCGTCTCGGCGAAAACGGAATCAGGCGAAATCGGTGTCTTGCCCCGGCATATTCCTTTAGTCGCGCCCCTCCAAACCAGCGCCGTGCGTGTGAAAAATGAAAGCACGGAAGACAGCATTTCGGTGAGTGGCGGATTTTTGGAAGTCCGGCCCGATAAAGTTACCATTCTTGCCGAGTCGGCGGAGGTTCCGGAAGACATTGATATAGAGCGGGCACAAAGAGCCAAGGAACGAGCGGAAAATCGGCTCAATCAAGATCAAGAAGATATTGATAAGAAAAGAGCACAACAAGCATTATCGCGTGCAGAAACCCGCCTTAGTGTAGCGGAGCGCAGATAA
- the atpD gene encoding F0F1 ATP synthase subunit beta, whose translation MSQGYITQVLGPVIDVRFDSGELPELNNALIVYQSDEETADVTLEVALHLGDNNVRTIVMGSSEGLQRGALVRDTGAPISVPVGNATLSRVFNVLGENIDLDEPIGADEAERKPIHREPPEFTDLTTGTEVLETGIKVVDLLAPYVRGGKIGLFGGAGVGKTVLIQELINNIAQEHGGISVFAGVGERTREGNDLYYEMKDSGVIEKTAMVFGQMNEPPGARMRVALTGLTMAEHFRDEEGQDVLLFIDNIFRFTQAGQEVSALLGRMPSAVGYQPTLATEMGQLQERITTTKKGSVTSIQAIYVPADDYTDPAPATTFAHLDATTNLDRSLSDMGIYPAVDPLDSTSRALAPETVGEEHYQVAQEVQQTLQKYRELQDIIAILGMDELSEDDKLTVSRARRIQFFLSQNFHVAEQFTGQKGSYVPVKETIRGFREILDGKYDDVPEDAFRLVGPIEDVAKKAEEMV comes from the coding sequence ATGAGTCAAGGATATATCACCCAAGTGCTTGGGCCGGTCATTGACGTTCGCTTTGACAGCGGTGAGCTTCCTGAACTGAACAATGCTCTTATCGTTTACCAAAGCGATGAAGAAACGGCAGATGTAACGCTCGAAGTAGCCCTTCACTTAGGGGATAATAATGTGCGTACCATCGTCATGGGCTCAAGCGAAGGTCTACAACGCGGGGCGCTTGTTCGTGACACAGGAGCACCGATTTCTGTGCCTGTCGGTAACGCTACCCTAAGTCGTGTCTTTAATGTTTTAGGGGAAAATATCGACTTGGATGAACCGATCGGCGCCGACGAAGCAGAACGAAAGCCGATCCACCGTGAGCCACCCGAGTTTACGGATCTTACAACAGGTACAGAAGTACTTGAGACCGGCATTAAAGTCGTCGATTTGCTCGCACCTTACGTTAGAGGTGGAAAAATCGGTCTCTTCGGCGGCGCCGGGGTTGGAAAAACCGTATTGATCCAGGAACTAATTAACAACATTGCCCAGGAGCACGGCGGGATTTCCGTTTTTGCCGGCGTTGGCGAACGTACCCGTGAAGGAAACGACCTTTACTATGAAATGAAAGATTCCGGGGTCATTGAAAAAACAGCGATGGTTTTCGGACAAATGAATGAGCCGCCGGGCGCTCGTATGCGTGTGGCGTTAACCGGCCTAACGATGGCTGAGCATTTCCGTGACGAAGAAGGCCAGGATGTTTTACTTTTCATCGATAATATTTTCCGTTTTACGCAAGCAGGCCAAGAGGTTTCTGCCCTTCTCGGACGCATGCCATCCGCGGTTGGTTATCAGCCGACATTGGCAACGGAAATGGGGCAGCTCCAAGAACGGATTACAACCACGAAAAAAGGTTCCGTTACATCGATCCAGGCGATTTACGTCCCTGCCGATGACTATACAGACCCGGCGCCGGCTACAACATTTGCACACTTAGATGCAACGACAAACCTCGACCGTAGTCTTTCGGACATGGGGATTTACCCTGCCGTGGATCCATTGGATTCAACATCCAGGGCACTCGCGCCGGAGACTGTTGGAGAAGAGCATTACCAAGTAGCTCAAGAAGTACAGCAAACGCTCCAAAAATACCGTGAACTTCAAGACATCATCGCGATACTCGGAATGGATGAGTTGTCGGAAGACGATAAATTGACCGTTTCTCGTGCACGCCGCATTCAGTTTTTCCTTTCCCAGAATTTCCACGTGGCCGAACAATTTACCGGACAAAAAGGATCTTACGTGCCGGTGAAAGAAACGATCCGCGGATTTAGAGAGATTTTGGATGGGAAGTACGATGACGTTCCGGAAGACGCCTTCAGGCTTGTTGGCCCAATTGAAGACGTGGCGAAAAAAGCGGAAGAAATGGTCTAA
- the atpG gene encoding ATP synthase F1 subunit gamma, with protein MASLREIKNRIGSTRNMKQITGAMQMVAASKQSRAQARSQAYEPYMNKIQEVVASIAMGDSDASHPMMEQREVKKTGYIVVTSDQGLAGGYNANLMRSLRRTIEERHQSADEYEIIIIGKIGRDLVRRLQLPVEMEYTGLSDNPTFDEVKTITRKAVGMFEEENIDELYIWYNHFVNTMRQDVTETKLLPLTDLAEQLEETVGATANYEYEPSENVILEKLLPQYAETLIYGAFLDAKAAEFAARMTAMKAASDNADNLLDELQLSYNRARQAAITQEITEIVGGAAALE; from the coding sequence TTGGCTTCACTCCGTGAAATAAAAAATCGAATTGGCTCTACGAGAAATATGAAGCAGATCACGGGCGCGATGCAAATGGTTGCTGCTTCAAAACAATCAAGAGCCCAGGCTAGATCTCAAGCTTATGAGCCTTATATGAATAAAATCCAGGAAGTGGTGGCCAGTATCGCCATGGGCGACAGTGATGCCAGCCATCCGATGATGGAACAACGTGAAGTTAAAAAAACCGGCTACATCGTCGTCACATCGGATCAAGGGTTGGCAGGCGGCTATAACGCTAATCTGATGCGATCTTTACGGCGAACCATCGAAGAGAGGCATCAATCTGCTGATGAATACGAGATTATCATTATTGGGAAAATCGGCCGTGATTTGGTGAGACGTCTACAGCTTCCGGTTGAAATGGAATACACGGGCTTGTCGGATAACCCAACATTTGATGAGGTAAAAACGATTACTCGCAAAGCTGTTGGAATGTTTGAAGAGGAGAACATTGACGAACTGTACATCTGGTATAACCATTTCGTCAATACGATGCGACAGGATGTAACGGAGACAAAACTTTTGCCTTTAACGGATTTGGCTGAGCAACTGGAAGAAACCGTAGGGGCAACGGCTAACTATGAATATGAACCTTCGGAAAACGTGATTCTTGAAAAGCTGCTCCCTCAATATGCCGAAACCTTGATTTACGGGGCGTTTCTGGACGCAAAAGCAGCGGAATTCGCAGCTCGGATGACCGCGATGAAGGCAGCTTCCGACAATGCGGACAACCTACTGGATGAGCTGCAGTTGTCTTACAATCGTGCACGTCAAGCCGCGATCACTCAAGAAATCACTGAAATTGTCGGTGGGGCAGCAGCATTGGAGTAA